From a single Paenibacillus sp. FSL R5-0345 genomic region:
- a CDS encoding alpha/beta fold hydrolase codes for MKKAFFFLLKAIGVITIAIVLFLAIVFTVNVICNKLEKSKIEPYGQLVPVDGKNMNVTIHGNGEETVVLLPGYGTAAPGIDFKPLVDELSPFYRVVVIEPFGYGLSDITEKERSIENIVSEVHECLQQLNIDRYILMGHSISGIYALDYVNKYKNEVSAFVGIDSSVPAQGAGEELPTAALKSLKQSGIFRLLVKLAPDQIITPPGVDDETKEQNRMITLKNMMNPNIISEADHFPSNFNAAETLKFPKDLPVMFFLVKDNSDVEGWEALHEEQIKDSLHGKMLLLEGDHYLHHTKSKEIVENFRSFMSEIK; via the coding sequence ATGAAAAAGGCATTTTTCTTTTTACTTAAAGCAATTGGAGTAATAACCATAGCTATAGTGCTATTTCTAGCCATTGTTTTTACAGTCAATGTGATCTGCAACAAATTGGAGAAAAGTAAAATCGAGCCCTATGGTCAGCTTGTACCTGTAGACGGGAAGAACATGAACGTTACGATTCATGGAAATGGTGAAGAGACGGTCGTATTATTACCAGGATACGGAACTGCAGCGCCAGGTATTGATTTTAAGCCATTAGTTGACGAGTTATCTCCATTTTACAGAGTGGTTGTCATTGAGCCTTTTGGTTATGGGTTAAGTGATATCACTGAAAAAGAACGAAGTATTGAAAATATTGTGAGTGAAGTACATGAATGCTTGCAACAATTAAATATAGACCGTTATATTCTGATGGGACACTCCATATCCGGAATTTATGCTCTAGACTATGTGAACAAATACAAAAACGAAGTTAGTGCATTCGTGGGGATTGACAGCAGTGTACCGGCACAAGGAGCAGGCGAGGAGCTTCCAACTGCAGCCTTAAAATCACTTAAACAATCAGGCATCTTCAGATTGCTGGTTAAACTCGCTCCTGATCAAATCATTACACCACCAGGTGTTGATGATGAAACCAAAGAACAAAATAGAATGATTACGCTTAAAAACATGATGAACCCAAACATCATTAGCGAAGCAGATCATTTCCCGAGCAACTTCAATGCCGCTGAAACTTTAAAGTTCCCCAAAGATCTACCTGTAATGTTCTTCTTAGTAAAAGATAATTCGGATGTTGAAGGCTGGGAAGCTTTACATGAAGAACAGATCAAAGATTCTTTACATGGGAAGATGCTGCTGCTTGAAGGCGATCATTATTTACACCATACTAAATCGAAAGAAATCGTGGAGAATTTCAGAAGCTTCATGAGTGAAATAAAATAA
- a CDS encoding DUF896 domain-containing protein: MINSLTRINELARKEREEGLTKSEWVEQIALREDYLREIRGQVRNSLSGVTIVDPEGNDVTPEKIRLSRKESLN; the protein is encoded by the coding sequence ATGATTAACAGTTTGACTCGTATTAATGAACTAGCCAGGAAAGAACGTGAAGAAGGCCTGACAAAAAGTGAATGGGTCGAGCAGATCGCTTTGCGTGAAGATTACCTACGTGAAATACGTGGACAAGTTCGTAACAGTCTTTCAGGAGTGACGATTGTAGATCCTGAGGGAAATGATGTTACGCCTGAAAAGATTCGTTTATCGCGTAAAGAAAGCTTGAACTAA
- a CDS encoding MarR family winged helix-turn-helix transcriptional regulator: MIEDEIRELLDIISAEMRRDYAALLREYNLHVGQEQLLCRLWKSDGMTQIQLSESLNCEPPTITNMVKSLENHGFVVRKRDSEDGRVSRVYLTSAGRNLCEPVERIWNKQLDKLLTGILPEERLLLRRLMKQMANNLS; the protein is encoded by the coding sequence GTGATTGAAGATGAGATAAGAGAACTACTGGATATAATTTCAGCGGAAATGCGTAGAGATTATGCTGCGCTGCTTAGAGAATATAATCTTCATGTAGGTCAAGAACAGTTATTATGCCGGTTATGGAAATCAGATGGAATGACACAGATACAGTTAAGTGAAAGTCTGAATTGTGAGCCTCCAACGATCACGAATATGGTGAAATCACTTGAGAATCATGGGTTTGTTGTTCGAAAAAGAGATTCTGAAGATGGCAGAGTAAGCCGAGTGTATCTAACTTCAGCCGGACGTAATCTGTGTGAACCTGTAGAACGTATATGGAATAAGCAACTGGATAAATTATTAACAGGAATTCTACCCGAAGAACGTTTATTATTAAGAAGGCTTATGAAACAAATGGCGAATAATTTATCTTAA
- a CDS encoding HAMP domain-containing sensor histidine kinase → MPKMIYSFRTKMIMLLAASMLVSGGITFLIYKALQRYYHSEVKFENPLTKVRYVIRDIGDVNTFLIIFVPLAILFFFLFTKPYARYFKEISKGIHQLASGDFTERVDIPSKDEFGMIGQDLNLAIENMQEAIERGDIAESSKDQLVLNLAHDLRTPLTSVIGYLDFILKDNQLTPEQTRHYTTIAYTKSQRLEKLIDELFEITRMNYGKLKLEKSSIDLSELLLQLNEELYPVFEKNGLTSRLDMTQPLMIYGDGELLARVFENLLTNAARYGSDGQFVDIHGYLDANEVVVEVINYGNCIEPEELPRIFDMFYTGDRARTHPTGSTGLGLFITKNIVEQHNGTVSAHSSVVRTIFEVRLPQNSN, encoded by the coding sequence ATGCCTAAAATGATTTATAGTTTTCGTACAAAAATGATAATGCTGCTGGCTGCCAGTATGCTAGTATCCGGCGGAATAACCTTTTTAATCTATAAAGCGCTCCAGCGGTATTATCACTCTGAGGTGAAGTTTGAGAATCCACTAACCAAAGTTCGCTATGTAATAAGAGATATTGGAGATGTGAATACATTTTTAATTATCTTTGTCCCATTAGCCATCTTATTCTTCTTCTTATTCACTAAGCCGTATGCAAGATACTTCAAGGAGATCTCTAAGGGAATTCATCAGCTTGCGTCAGGTGATTTCACAGAACGAGTCGATATTCCCTCCAAAGATGAATTTGGGATGATTGGACAAGATCTCAATCTAGCCATTGAGAATATGCAAGAAGCTATTGAGCGGGGAGACATTGCCGAGAGCAGTAAAGATCAACTCGTGTTGAACCTGGCGCATGATTTGCGTACACCCCTAACCTCGGTTATCGGCTATTTGGATTTTATTTTGAAAGACAATCAATTAACCCCTGAACAGACCAGGCATTACACGACGATTGCTTATACCAAATCTCAACGTTTAGAAAAATTGATTGATGAGCTGTTTGAAATTACAAGAATGAATTATGGCAAGCTTAAGCTTGAGAAATCCTCGATTGATCTCAGTGAGCTTCTCTTACAATTAAATGAAGAATTATATCCAGTCTTTGAGAAAAATGGCCTAACCTCCAGATTGGATATGACGCAACCTCTGATGATTTACGGTGACGGGGAATTGTTAGCACGTGTATTTGAGAACCTTCTTACAAATGCGGCCCGATACGGAAGCGATGGTCAATTTGTTGATATTCACGGTTACTTGGACGCTAACGAGGTAGTCGTTGAAGTAATTAACTATGGAAATTGTATTGAGCCGGAAGAGCTGCCACGTATTTTTGATATGTTTTACACGGGTGATCGTGCACGAACACATCCAACAGGAAGTACAGGACTAGGCTTGTTTATTACTAAAAATATAGTAGAGCAGCATAATGGAACCGTCTCTGCGCATAGCAGTGTGGTACGGACAATCTTTGAAGTACGGCTTCCGCAAAACAGTAATTGA
- a CDS encoding ABC-2 transporter permease codes for MYHSFYLVQKDFILLRKFLMLLIPFFIFIAYSNYHSFSLFTVMPPMLLLISSCSMDTQQSTQRFLVNLPVRRQELVRAKYFSILPYALVGLSATAFTYLLIIMTGKQVTPYFWQEVGIAISIFPLLAMLYLPIHYWLGAKGTQVVNLVFMMIIMVVPNVIGSLLQWFPDLENWQSFGMKSSFILYIILGLAYLFLLSCSYLISLRIFEKKDF; via the coding sequence GTGTATCATTCATTTTATCTTGTTCAAAAAGACTTCATTCTTCTGCGTAAATTTCTGATGCTGCTAATCCCTTTCTTTATCTTTATAGCTTATTCGAACTATCATAGCTTCAGTTTATTTACGGTCATGCCACCTATGCTGTTATTGATCAGCTCTTGTTCTATGGATACTCAGCAGTCGACGCAACGGTTTCTCGTTAATCTCCCTGTACGGAGACAGGAGCTAGTCCGTGCCAAATACTTCTCAATCCTTCCATATGCGCTTGTTGGGCTGTCAGCAACTGCCTTTACGTATCTTCTGATTATTATGACAGGTAAACAAGTAACTCCTTATTTTTGGCAAGAGGTTGGTATTGCGATATCTATTTTTCCACTCCTCGCCATGCTTTATTTACCGATTCATTACTGGTTAGGGGCAAAAGGAACGCAAGTGGTTAATCTCGTATTTATGATGATTATAATGGTTGTTCCGAATGTGATCGGAAGTTTGCTTCAATGGTTTCCTGACCTAGAGAACTGGCAGAGTTTTGGCATGAAGTCTAGCTTTATTCTTTATATCATACTAGGACTGGCTTACTTGTTCTTACTTAGTTGTTCTTATCTTATTTCATTGCGGATTTTTGAAAAAAAGGATTTCTGA
- a CDS encoding ABC-2 transporter permease has product MFNLFLLIRKDFILLRNFIPIFLLSILFIAYVQLDNSSMFATFQSLLLLVYSCSMDAQNNNTKFVIGLPVRRQEIVLAKYLSLVPYCFIGLVCSLALFLISLSFGYSISPVYWIGVSLTLLMIPLTVSIYLPIHYWLGYKNYYFNILFNVVITITTLNAGSSLSNSSVFSTITHLKLQDHLVPIGLIGIVYLFILYFSYKISLRLFSKEEL; this is encoded by the coding sequence ATGTTTAATCTCTTTTTGCTGATCAGAAAAGACTTTATCCTCCTGCGGAATTTCATTCCTATCTTTCTCTTAAGTATCTTGTTCATCGCATATGTTCAACTGGATAACTCCAGCATGTTTGCTACATTTCAATCTTTGCTGTTGCTCGTATACTCCTGTTCTATGGATGCACAGAATAACAACACAAAGTTTGTGATAGGTTTACCAGTTAGACGGCAAGAGATTGTCTTGGCTAAATACTTATCACTTGTTCCTTATTGTTTCATTGGTTTGGTTTGCTCGTTAGCTTTGTTTCTAATTTCCCTTTCATTTGGATATTCCATAAGCCCGGTTTATTGGATAGGGGTATCTTTAACGTTACTTATGATTCCTTTGACTGTGTCTATTTATTTGCCGATTCATTATTGGCTTGGTTACAAAAACTATTACTTCAATATCCTTTTTAATGTAGTTATAACGATAACCACCCTAAACGCTGGATCTTCACTCTCAAATTCATCAGTTTTCTCGACAATAACCCATTTAAAGCTGCAAGATCATCTGGTTCCGATTGGTTTGATAGGGATCGTTTACCTATTCATCTTGTACTTCTCATATAAGATTTCACTACGATTGTTTAGCAAGGAAGAGTTATAA
- a CDS encoding ABC transporter ATP-binding protein: MKEVIQLNQISKKYGHFSLCELTFGIKEGYITGLIGPNGAGKTTLIKMMMGMVQPDQGSIEIFGKETSIKNAKYKDRIGYVSDENYFYDQLTINQMSKMIAPFYSRWDQETYRKYIEMFKLSPRKKIKELSKGMKMKYSLAIALSHDADLLIMDEPTAGLDPIFRRELLDLLSEHIQDEKKSILFSTHNTTDLDRIADYIVFVNEGRLVFNEMKESLPNKYMLIKGNKELLDRDVRKWFIGLRETEVGFEGLLNNCSEGEHFFRDHAICETPTLEEIMYFTVKGNALYV, encoded by the coding sequence ATGAAAGAAGTCATTCAATTGAATCAAATCTCTAAAAAATATGGCCATTTTAGCCTATGCGAACTTACGTTCGGTATTAAGGAAGGATATATAACGGGGCTAATAGGACCCAATGGAGCCGGAAAAACAACTTTAATTAAAATGATGATGGGTATGGTACAACCCGACCAAGGAAGTATCGAGATTTTTGGCAAAGAAACATCCATAAAGAACGCAAAATACAAAGATCGAATTGGGTATGTTTCCGATGAGAACTATTTTTACGATCAATTAACCATCAATCAGATGAGTAAGATGATTGCTCCCTTTTATAGTCGGTGGGATCAAGAAACGTATAGGAAATACATAGAGATGTTCAAGCTTTCCCCGCGGAAAAAGATTAAGGAGCTCTCCAAAGGAATGAAAATGAAGTATTCGCTCGCCATTGCCTTATCACATGATGCAGATCTACTTATTATGGATGAACCTACTGCAGGTCTTGATCCTATATTCCGAAGAGAACTGCTTGATCTGCTTAGTGAGCATATTCAGGATGAGAAGAAGTCTATTCTTTTCTCCACGCATAATACGACGGATTTGGACCGGATCGCGGACTATATTGTTTTTGTGAATGAGGGGCGACTAGTTTTTAATGAGATGAAAGAATCTCTACCTAACAAATACATGCTGATAAAAGGTAACAAGGAGTTACTTGATCGAGATGTACGAAAATGGTTCATTGGGCTTAGAGAGACGGAGGTTGGTTTCGAGGGTCTTCTGAACAATTGCTCGGAGGGGGAACACTTCTTTAGAGATCATGCCATATGCGAAACACCTACCCTGGAAGAAATCATGTATTTTACGGTAAAGGGAAACGCTTTGTATGTTTAA
- a CDS encoding GntR family transcriptional regulator — protein sequence MNILISNTSGEPIYAQIVSQIRQMILQGELVSGTPLPSIRLLAKELQISVITTKRAYEELEREGLINSIVGKGSFVSGADQEFIREQRLRIMENRMKEIIDESKMLGIDFAEFSEMLKLLYEEETE from the coding sequence ATGAACATATTGATATCCAACACTTCCGGTGAACCCATCTATGCACAGATTGTAAGTCAGATCCGCCAGATGATCCTGCAAGGAGAGTTAGTCTCAGGTACGCCTTTACCTTCTATTCGGCTGTTAGCCAAAGAGCTGCAGATTAGCGTAATCACAACGAAACGAGCTTACGAAGAACTGGAGAGAGAAGGCCTTATCAATTCTATTGTGGGAAAAGGCTCCTTTGTTTCTGGTGCAGATCAGGAGTTTATTCGGGAACAACGGTTACGGATCATGGAGAACAGAATGAAGGAAATTATCGACGAGAGTAAAATGTTAGGGATTGATTTTGCTGAGTTTAGTGAGATGTTGAAATTGCTTTATGAGGAGGAGACAGAATGA
- a CDS encoding succinylglutamate desuccinylase/aspartoacylase domain-containing protein has product MIIENYTLASSTSHATPYYVIRGGLPGPVFMVVSGIHGNETASIRAAQNLVNRLRQGELYIYRGTLIIVPLMNQKAYRKRIRGIPDLNRTFPRTRYASAKHPLSVALLQLVRRYHPTWYLDLHEANGLSQRNHKRLGQTIIIKPGSRGTATARRIIKDINRTITNTSYHFNIRLRERPGSSRAAVSRILGAKAFTVETCWSLDRDLRIRYQIDIVSRFLRSAGLM; this is encoded by the coding sequence ATGATCATTGAGAACTATACCTTAGCATCGTCCACATCCCATGCCACCCCTTATTATGTGATCAGAGGCGGGCTCCCTGGTCCTGTGTTTATGGTGGTGTCCGGCATACACGGGAATGAAACGGCAAGCATTCGTGCCGCTCAAAACCTCGTGAATCGCTTAAGACAAGGAGAACTATATATTTACAGGGGGACTCTTATAATTGTTCCTCTCATGAATCAAAAAGCTTATCGCAAACGAATTCGAGGCATACCGGATTTGAACCGAACATTTCCACGCACTCGATATGCATCTGCCAAACATCCTTTATCCGTAGCCTTGCTTCAATTAGTACGGCGTTATCACCCTACCTGGTACCTTGATCTCCATGAAGCTAATGGTTTGTCTCAAAGAAATCATAAGCGGCTCGGTCAGACTATCATCATTAAGCCGGGGAGCCGAGGTACGGCTACAGCAAGACGTATCATAAAAGACATTAACCGTACGATCACTAATACATCCTATCATTTTAATATCCGTTTACGAGAGCGTCCCGGATCATCGCGTGCAGCCGTCTCTCGTATTTTAGGAGCGAAGGCATTTACTGTGGAAACCTGCTGGAGTCTTGATCGTGACCTACGTATTCGCTATCAGATAGATATTGTTAGCCGCTTTTTAAGAAGTGCTGGGTTGATGTGA
- a CDS encoding alpha-glucosidase/alpha-galactosidase, with protein sequence MSKITFIGAGSTVFAKNVLGDCMRTPALQGFELALFDIDLQRLKDSENMLSNIKESSGSTCIVKSYTDRKEALRGAKYVINAIQVGGYDPCTITDFEIPKKYGLRQTIADTVGIGGIFRNLRTIPVMLDFAADVREVCPDALFMNYTNPMAVLTNVMNTYGGVKTVGLCHSVQHCIPGLFEHLELDQTGVQAKIAGINHMAWLLEVTKDGEDLYPEIKRRAAEKQKEHHGDMVRYEMMLKFGYYITESSEHNAEYHPYFIKRNYPELIERFQIPLDEYPRRCVDQIERWQHMREELVNNKELEHERSHEYASYIMEAIETNVPFKIGGNVMNTGLITNLPKEACVEVPCLVDSSGVTPTFVGDLPPQCAALNRTNINTQLLTIEAAITHKKEHIYHAAMLDPHTAAELSMDDITNMCDELITAHGDWLPAYK encoded by the coding sequence ATGTCGAAAATTACATTTATCGGAGCGGGTAGTACTGTATTTGCGAAGAACGTTTTAGGAGATTGCATGAGAACTCCAGCCCTTCAAGGCTTTGAGCTTGCTTTATTTGATATTGATCTTCAGCGCCTAAAAGATTCCGAGAATATGCTGAGTAATATAAAAGAAAGTAGTGGCAGCACTTGTATCGTGAAATCTTATACAGATCGTAAAGAAGCATTGCGCGGAGCGAAATATGTGATTAATGCAATTCAGGTCGGGGGGTACGACCCTTGTACCATTACAGACTTTGAAATTCCGAAAAAATATGGCTTGCGTCAGACGATTGCAGACACGGTTGGTATTGGCGGCATCTTCCGTAACTTGCGTACTATTCCTGTCATGCTTGATTTTGCTGCAGATGTAAGAGAGGTTTGCCCAGATGCACTCTTTATGAACTACACGAACCCAATGGCAGTACTGACCAATGTGATGAACACTTATGGTGGTGTAAAGACTGTGGGTTTATGTCATAGTGTACAGCATTGTATTCCAGGCTTATTTGAGCATCTAGAACTGGATCAGACTGGTGTACAGGCTAAGATTGCCGGGATTAACCATATGGCTTGGCTACTCGAGGTTACGAAGGACGGAGAGGACTTATATCCGGAAATCAAACGACGCGCTGCCGAGAAGCAGAAAGAGCACCACGGGGATATGGTACGATATGAAATGATGCTCAAATTTGGTTATTACATTACAGAGTCTTCGGAACATAACGCAGAATATCATCCTTATTTTATTAAACGCAATTACCCTGAGCTTATCGAACGGTTTCAAATTCCGCTCGACGAGTATCCGCGCCGCTGTGTAGATCAAATTGAACGCTGGCAGCATATGCGTGAAGAACTGGTGAATAACAAAGAGCTTGAGCATGAACGTTCACATGAATACGCGTCCTACATCATGGAAGCGATCGAAACGAATGTGCCTTTCAAAATAGGCGGTAATGTTATGAATACCGGACTCATCACCAATTTGCCGAAAGAAGCCTGTGTTGAAGTCCCATGCCTAGTAGACAGCAGTGGTGTTACGCCAACCTTCGTAGGAGATCTTCCTCCACAGTGCGCCGCACTGAATCGTACGAACATTAATACACAATTGTTAACGATCGAAGCAGCGATTACTCATAAGAAGGAGCATATTTATCACGCAGCCATGCTTGATCCGCACACTGCCGCTGAATTATCGATGGATGACATTACAAATATGTGTGATGAACTAATCACAGCTCATGGAGATTGGTTGCCGGCGTATAAATAA
- a CDS encoding AraC family transcriptional regulator: MASEHYHFTAGFNLAPDEIDLTVLFSGEGNPVPGHKMGPSVHDYFLIHTVLDGKGVFQSGSKSHVCGTGDTFVIFPGALFSYQADMEQPWTYVWVALQGDAVQQLLKEAGITPDKPLIHLDNLIEIHNLYEHIRFSFQQSAYPRLESLEASGWLRLLVHKFGLANIGSLTPKSAQLPDVIDRQINQAIRWISLQFHQQISIDHMASSLGYHRAHLSKAFKQKIGMSPKQYLLKVRMDKAKELLGGTLTIDQISSSVGFNDALYFSKQFRKWSGMSPSEFRYHLRSGT; this comes from the coding sequence ATGGCTTCAGAGCATTATCATTTCACAGCAGGGTTTAATCTTGCTCCTGATGAAATCGACCTAACTGTATTGTTTAGCGGAGAAGGTAACCCGGTCCCGGGACATAAGATGGGGCCTTCTGTTCACGATTACTTCCTTATACATACCGTATTGGATGGAAAGGGGGTGTTTCAGAGTGGAAGTAAATCTCATGTATGTGGTACGGGAGATACCTTTGTTATTTTCCCAGGGGCATTATTCAGTTATCAGGCAGACATGGAACAGCCTTGGACTTACGTATGGGTCGCCTTGCAAGGGGATGCCGTTCAACAGCTATTAAAGGAAGCGGGGATTACACCGGATAAGCCGTTAATACACTTAGATAACCTAATAGAGATACATAACTTGTATGAACATATTCGATTTTCCTTTCAACAGTCTGCCTATCCAAGGTTGGAAAGTTTGGAGGCTTCTGGGTGGCTGCGCCTTTTGGTGCATAAATTCGGTCTTGCGAACATAGGTTCGCTCACCCCTAAATCCGCACAATTACCGGATGTTATCGACCGTCAGATCAATCAAGCGATCCGCTGGATCTCTCTCCAATTTCATCAACAGATCAGTATCGATCACATGGCGTCCTCTCTTGGTTATCATAGAGCTCATCTCTCTAAGGCTTTTAAACAAAAGATCGGGATGTCACCCAAGCAGTATTTGTTAAAGGTTCGCATGGATAAAGCAAAGGAACTGCTTGGAGGAACGCTCACCATCGACCAGATATCCTCTTCGGTCGGTTTTAATGATGCGTTATATTTCTCCAAGCAGTTCCGTAAGTGGAGCGGCATGTCCCCCAGTGAATTTCGATATCATCTTCGTTCTGGTACATGA
- a CDS encoding GrpB family protein, with amino-acid sequence MSIAQKTKVVEVVPYDSEWKVEFNKIRDQLLSYVGDLIITIEHVGSTSIEGLAAKPIIDLDLVMDSYEVFPQIIERLQLHGYEHQGNLGIEGREAFKRRQADEFMKYHLYVCPKNGKGYLEHIAFRDYLRSNVPARQAYAELKQRLAEQYRYDIDAYCEAKTAFVTSILSKVIK; translated from the coding sequence ATGAGTATCGCTCAGAAGACGAAAGTCGTAGAAGTTGTCCCGTATGACTCAGAGTGGAAGGTAGAGTTCAATAAAATTAGAGATCAGTTGTTATCTTATGTCGGAGATCTCATTATTACGATTGAACATGTGGGCAGCACCTCCATTGAAGGACTCGCTGCTAAACCTATCATAGATCTTGATCTTGTAATGGATAGTTACGAAGTATTCCCACAAATCATTGAACGATTACAACTGCATGGATATGAACATCAAGGGAACTTGGGAATAGAGGGCAGAGAAGCCTTCAAAAGACGTCAAGCGGATGAATTTATGAAATATCATCTGTATGTATGCCCTAAGAATGGAAAAGGGTACTTGGAGCATATCGCATTCAGAGACTATCTTCGTTCGAATGTGCCTGCGCGTCAAGCGTACGCAGAGCTCAAACAGCGTTTGGCAGAGCAATACCGCTACGATATTGATGCTTACTGTGAAGCGAAGACAGCGTTTGTCACCTCGATTTTATCCAAAGTCATAAAATAA
- a CDS encoding MFS transporter → MTQSITPAAVRLGGGLTKQFILILAIASGLSVANMYYNQPLLADIGRTFQASSNAVGYVSMLTQIGYALGMLLFVPLGDIRERRTLISGLLIAVSLSLVGFATAQNLVWMYIASFAIGITTVVPQVIIPLSAELALPEERGEVIGTVMSGLFFGILLARTISGIIGDMFGWRAMYWIAAVIMLLLSLILYQLIPKTKPENNSSYTDLLKSMGNLIRRYSTLREASLIGACMFGGFSVFWTSLAFFLEGEPYHYSSSITGLFGLIGVAGAAGAPFIGRLADRIAPKKIVGILLLLTLIAYGFFGLAGITIWSLIAGVIILDLGVQGSQVSNQTRIYALEPAARSRINTVFMVSTFTGGAIGSTLGSFAWQHWGWSGVCLMGGMLIVAALCIWLVYRGIEKKALHTGGA, encoded by the coding sequence ATGACACAATCTATCACACCCGCTGCAGTTCGTTTAGGAGGAGGCCTAACCAAGCAATTCATACTTATATTAGCCATTGCATCTGGTTTAAGCGTCGCAAATATGTATTACAATCAGCCCCTTCTGGCCGATATCGGACGAACTTTTCAAGCTTCATCTAACGCAGTAGGATATGTATCGATGCTTACTCAGATCGGTTATGCGCTAGGGATGTTACTCTTTGTTCCGTTAGGCGACATTCGTGAACGAAGAACATTAATTTCGGGACTTTTAATTGCTGTATCCCTGTCATTGGTTGGTTTCGCCACAGCCCAAAACCTAGTCTGGATGTATATCGCCAGTTTTGCTATTGGTATAACTACGGTAGTGCCGCAGGTCATCATTCCGCTCTCAGCAGAGCTCGCTTTGCCAGAAGAACGAGGTGAAGTTATTGGAACCGTAATGAGCGGGTTATTTTTTGGCATTTTGCTGGCAAGAACAATATCCGGAATTATAGGCGATATGTTCGGCTGGAGAGCGATGTACTGGATTGCTGCAGTTATAATGCTATTGTTATCTCTTATCTTATACCAACTAATTCCAAAGACGAAACCAGAAAATAATTCATCCTACACGGATCTACTGAAATCAATGGGAAACTTGATTCGTAGATATTCGACGTTACGTGAAGCATCACTGATTGGGGCTTGCATGTTTGGTGGCTTCAGTGTGTTTTGGACTTCACTGGCATTCTTTTTGGAAGGAGAACCTTACCACTACAGTAGTTCTATCACAGGATTGTTTGGGTTAATTGGTGTAGCAGGTGCTGCGGGTGCTCCATTTATCGGGAGGTTAGCCGACAGGATCGCTCCGAAGAAGATTGTAGGTATACTGCTGTTGCTTACATTGATTGCTTACGGATTCTTCGGCTTAGCTGGAATTACAATCTGGAGCTTGATTGCCGGCGTTATTATTCTGGATCTTGGAGTACAAGGGTCACAGGTTAGTAACCAAACGCGGATCTATGCACTTGAGCCCGCGGCACGCAGCCGTATTAATACTGTTTTTATGGTCAGTACTTTTACAGGTGGCGCAATTGGATCAACACTAGGAAGCTTTGCATGGCAGCATTGGGGCTGGAGTGGTGTCTGCTTGATGGGTGGAATGCTAATTGTAGCCGCTTTATGCATATGGTTAGTCTATAGAGGAATTGAGAAGAAGGCATTACACACAGGAGGTGCATGA